One region of Salvia miltiorrhiza cultivar Shanhuang (shh) chromosome 3, IMPLAD_Smil_shh, whole genome shotgun sequence genomic DNA includes:
- the LOC131018209 gene encoding uncharacterized protein LOC131018209, producing the protein MMLWQIWRDRNGVVWRDQFPVPARSVEAAAAAWSDWKLARKLVVPSCSPAAPVARCSGWHSLPAGHIKCNVDAAFFDEENKTGLGLVIRDYEGAFVVGKSVQLMGRRSVEEGELLGIKEALSWIKELGYSKGVVETDCKRAADFISSRERNLSEVGIIADYCRSELLSLPDVAIAHVKRDQNAVAHGLAKLARDLFSHHVWSEPPISVVGHLHIPCSCDQ; encoded by the coding sequence ATGATGCTTTGGCAGATTTGGAGAGATAGAAATGGCGTGGTGTGGAGAGATCAGTTTCCTGTCCCTGCTCGTTCGGTCGAAGCAGCTGCCGCAGCTTGGTCCGATTGGAAACTCGCTCGTAAGCTTGTTGTTCCAAGCTGTTCTCCTGCAGCTCCTGTTGCTCGCTGTTCTGGATGGCATTCTCTTCCTGCTGGGCATATTAAATGCAACGTGGATGCAGCTTTTTTTGATGAAGAGAACAAGACGGGTTTAGGATTGGTTATACGTGATTATGAGGGTGCTTTTGTGGTTGGAAAATCTGTTCAGCTGATGGGTCGACGAAGTGTGGAGGAGGGGGAGTTACTTGGCATAAAAGAGGCTCTATCTTGGATTAAAGAACTTGGATACTCTAAGGGTGTGGTAGAGACAGATTGCAAGCGTGCTGCTGACTTCATCAGTTCGAGAGAAAGAAACTTATCGGAGGTGGGCATCATTGCGGACTATTGCAGGTCCGAGCTTCTCTCTTTACCGGATGTTGCTATTGCTCATGTTAAGCGCGATCAAAATGCTGTTGCTCATGGTTTGGCAAAGCTTGCGAGAGATTTATTTTCACATCATGTTTGGAGTGAACCCCCGATTTCTGTGGTGGGTCATCTTCATATTCCATGTTCGTGTGATCAATAA
- the LOC131018210 gene encoding uncharacterized protein At4g02000-like gives MAGLNLSNEDDEILIDEEITGESNVAVDLCLVGRFLTDQPINFNLMRSRLASIWRPGKGVFVKDIGQGRFIFQFFHEIDLLRVYDGGPWSFGNFSLILHRLKRGEFPLSVPLDILPFWVQIHNLPAGFLTEGVGRLLGNFIGSFLEYDSTNTSEIWRQYMRVRVGVRVLEPLKRFKKLKQKDGTTFVVNFKYERLHVFCFLCGRLGHSESFCELMFNSQSKDMAREWGVDLKAADR, from the coding sequence ATCAAATGTTGCTGTTGACCTTTGTTTGGTGGGCCGTTTCCTTACTGATCAGCCAATAAATTTCAATCTGATGAGGAGCCGCCTGGCGAGCATTTGGCGTCCGGGGAAGGGAGTTTTTGTTAAAGATATTGGGCAAGGTCGgtttatatttcaattttttcacgAGATCGATTTGCTCAGAGTTTATGATGGTGGACCATGGTCTTTTGGAAATTTTTCCCTTATTCTACATCGGCTCAAAAGGGGAGAGTTTCCGTTGTCCGTTCCGTTGGATATTCTGCCGTTCTGGGTCCAAATTCATAATTTGCCGGCTGGATTTCTAACCGAAGGTGTGGGTCGTCTTCTGGggaattttattggttcttttTTGGAGTATGATAGCACAAATACTTCTGAGATTTGGAGGCAATACATGAGAGTGCGAGTTGGAGTCCGTGTATTGGAGCCTCTAAAGCGTTTTAAAAAGCTCAAGCAAAAGGATGGCACCACTTTTGTGGTTAACTTTAAGTATGAACGTCTACATGTGTTCTGCTTTTTGTGTGGGCGCTTAGGTCATTCTGAAAGTTTTTGTGAGTTGATGTTTAATTCTCAATCGAAAGACATGGCTCGGGAGTGGGGAGTCGATCTCAAGGCTGCTGATCGGTGA